The following DNA comes from Sparus aurata chromosome 3, fSpaAur1.1, whole genome shotgun sequence.
CTGGATCTTTAGTGTATTTTTAAATTGGCATCAAATTTCActgatgtaactaagtacatttactcaaatactgtacttaagaacaactttgaggtacttgtactttacgtgagcatttcctttttctgctgctttaaacGGCAACTCCATGacattttgaaggcaaatattgcactttttactccattacatttatttgataactttacttattagttactttgcagattacctgctgcaccagagccaaagTCAAGTACATTCTTGGTCAGTTTTAGTACAACGTCTAATTGTAATCTTTCTGTTGTGGAGGTCAGATGTCGAGTAAATACGTTTTTTAGTTATCTTAAATCATATCAGGGAGGATTGAGGACCAATGTTTCAGCTAAATAGTgtgaaaatcaaacattttgtcaaatCTGAGTCAAATTTCCCATCATCCTTGTTATCAGAGTTACATTTCaaaatttataaaatattttagttttcagaaacagaaaaaagagcagTCATGATCCAGATGTTTTCCAGAGGTTGAACCTCTCCCTGAGTCTCTCCGTTCCTCTCGTCTCTATGCCGTGATGATTTGTGAGGGGGCCGCACTGCTCTCTCTGCTCCGGTTCTTCTGCTGCTGGTCCTCGTGGGCGGGGGTGTTGCGGTGCTGCTGCCGGCGCGGCGCGTGGCGAGGCGGTAGGGTCAGCGTGCAGCAGGACACTCCCACCGTGGGCTCGGGCAGATCCTCCGCCATGGACCAGCTGTCTTTGGCCGGGTCGTACTTCTGGACGGCTGCCTTGTAGCGCTTCTCCGCCTCGTTCCAGCCCCCCAGGAGGAACAGCTTGTCACCCAGCGGGGACAGACCGGCGGTGCTCACGCCGAGCGGCAGAGGGGCGGCTCGGCTCCACGTGCCGCTCTCTGGACAGAAGACCTCCACGGAGCGGACGTCCACCCGCTCTCCTCTAGGCCCCAGCTGGCTTCCACCAACCACATACACCTTCCCTCCGAGGGTGGCGGAGCAATGCCATCCGCGAGGTGTATCCAGGGAGGTGGACTCGATCCAGGTGTCGGTCTCCACCTTGTAGCACGCCACGGAGCGGGAGTAGGCGCAGTTGATGTACCCTCCGGTCACCAGGATGTCTCCAGAGGGCAGGGTGGCGCTGGAGTGGCAGCAGCGGGGCACCTCCATGGGCGCACGCATCTGCCAGGTGTTGGAGGAGGGCAGGTAGCTCTCGGTGGTGGCCAGCAGACCCTCCACGTTGCGTCCGCCAATGGCGAAGAGGCGGCCGCCGCTGGCTGCCAGGGAGAAGTGGGTGCGGCGCTGACGCATGCTGGCCAGGTGGAGCCAGGTGTTGAAGCGAGGGTCGTATCTGGTGCAGGCAAAGGACAGATGGAGAGTCGTGTTTAGAGTGGGTCAATCAGCACCAACCGCAAGTGACTCTGGGTAACGTGGCCTCCTGAATGGTTAAGTAAAGGTTTGCTAAACTTGAACTTCTCAATTTAAGGTCTTTAATTCAAGGCTTTTCTAgaaggaaacatgtttttgttctttggTAAGGGTTTGATTGGTTGTCACGCTCTCCTCCTGTTTATCTGATTGTTGTCTTCACCTGTCCATTCACCTGCcaagaatgttttaaaaattcCTGCCCTTCTCcaaacagtaaacagtaaagATCCGATCCTTCCTGTCCTCGTACCTGCTGAGGGTGCTGACGGCGTGCTTGGCCTGGTTGCGGGCATCGTTCTGGTCCTCTCCTCCGGCCACGTACAGGAAGCCGTCCATCACGGCCACACACTGGTTGAAACTCTTGGCCGGCAGCTGGGTCAGGTGACGCCAGGAGGCTCCTCCCTCACGAGGGTCCCTCCACAGCACCTGTGCCCccgaggtcaaaggtcagcgaGGGGTTTTCTCTTGAGTTACTTTCAGTGGATagagacacacagagcactGACCTCGCGGCTGAGAGCTCTCTCAGTGAGTGATGGTCGACCTCCGATGGTGAGCAGAGTCTGCTGGCTGGCGCGAACCTGCGTGCGGCGGGACTGCAGCGTGTTCTGCTGGTAGGGCAGCAGGTGGTAGTTCATCGCGTCCACCAGGAGGCGGTGGCACTGCGGGTCCATCATCATGCGGGGCACCGGCTGGATCTGACTCACCAGCTCGCTGGCCGGGATCGTCTCAAAGCGGATGAGCGACAGGAGCTCTGCGGCGTGAGCCTGGCGAGAGGCGTCGAAGTCGAGCCACTTCATGGCCAGCTGGGGGAGAGAAACCATCCCAGTGAGAAGGACAGAACGTAACATGATGGTTCATGATTCTCTTTGTATTACAAATTTATCAGCATATGTCATTATATTCATGTTCTGTATTCGGGCCAGTTTATAAATACAActatctcttcttctcttcagcTGCTCGTCTATTTAGGTCTGTAATGAAGTTGTTTATTAATAAACTTCTGCATACATTAAGTTCCACTCGGTGGTTTCTGCTCACAGTTGACCTGCATGTGAATGGCTCTGATTCATGGAGCTGTGTTTTGCTCTCAGCAGCTGGTCTGAGGTCTGTTTTTAGGCCTGGATGTAAATAGTCGGAATGTGCGGAGGGTCGACGAGTTAATCCTGGAGGCAGCGGTCGCCTCCTAGAAGACCTGGCTGCTCTCCTCAGTGAGGATATCAGAAGTGAATGCTGTGTCCTCATTAACTGATCGCTAGAATGTTTTGCGTTGAATTTGGATTGAAGGAAAAGTAATTCAGAAGGTTTCAGCACATCTTGTTTCATCCAGAAATTAAGCCTTgagtttgacctctgacctggaAGGCGGTGACCTCTGAAGGCAACAGCAGGGTGTCGTCCTGCAGGAAGGCAGAGATCTGCTCCATGGTCAGCTGGGTGAACAGCGGCGTGTCGGCGAACTGCACAAAGTTCTCCAGGACGAAGCGGCGGGCTGCGTCGCACACGGGCAGCAGGCCGTAGGCGGCAGCGCTGTTCCAGATGTAGACGCAGGTCTGCACGTTGAGCTCGGCCAGCAGGAAGTCCATGCACATCTTGAGCAGCTGAGGGATCTGCAGGGTGGCGGCGGCAGAGGCGGTGCAACCGATGGTGTAGAGGGACATGTGGACGCGTCCCAGGTAGGCGAAGGTGATGACGTTGGCGAGGCCTGCGGACAGACGGGACGAGAACGAGACAGATGTTTATTCAGCTCTCACACGGGAAACCAGATGTGTGTcaggaagaagaaacaaagCTGCAACTGATGTAATTTAATAATAGAACTAGTCTGAAAATGGTAGATTGTGCTCATCTCACTTTGCCTAAAGCCTCAGCAGACATCTTTGAATTGTTTTTGTCCATCAAACAATCCAAAACTCAGTGTTCAATAATCACATAAGCAGAGCTGgccaaatcaaattctgcttagggcccccaaaaggcttgggccggcactgcacataaaacaaagaaacacggAAAATCTTTCCAATCGCTAAACTGGAACTAgaagacatttttgcttgaaaaattactCAGAATTTGCTGACCAACTACTTGACAGTGTTTCTTGATTTATGTACATTTCTTAGAAAGTAAAGCATAAACTTGGTATTTTGACAGTTTGCGATTAGAAGTTGATAAAAAAGGAGTTGGCATGAATGAATCAAAACCATCTCTGGATAAGACTGAGAAATAACAACACATGTATACAATGTTAGCTGAACATAAATTGTGTTGTTAAATGTTCAGTTGAACGGTGTACCTAGAGGTGAGAGCGAGGGCAGCTCCAGGCGCTTCATGCCCGGGTCTTTGGCCAGAATCTCTCTGAagtactgactgactgaggagATGACCAGCTTGTGGACGTCAAAGGCTTTTGTCTTACAGGCCAACTCCAGGTCGGTCAGaaacctggaggaggaggagcaggtggacaCACAAGTTGGACGGTTTTACTTCTATACCCAACAATTTTTCTGTACTTTTAATAAGACGACAAGTAATCTGTAAGAGTTCTGACGTACTTCTCCTGCCGCATCTTgctgagctcctccagcagagCGTTTCCATGCAGGGGTCGCGTCAGCTCGCTGCCCAGGCCGAGGCCTCTCTCCCCGGGCTTGATGAccggcggcggcagcggcagGTTGAGGCTGTTCAGCTGAGCGATGTCCAGTGCCGCCATCTGCTCGATCTTCCTCACCCCGCTCTCCATCACCACCACACCGTCACCGCGGCTCTCCACCTTCATCGGGACCATGGGGGTCTCGACGGCCTCCTGAGTGACGGTTTCCACGGCGGGCTTCTTCTGACGGGAGGCCTTCTTCTTGGGGGCCATCGTTGGACTGTTGTAGGTTTTAGCCTTAGTTTAATTAACTAGCTGACTTCTTGACAAACAGGGACACTAGTTCACTTTCTAAAAATCCAGCTGATcaatgaaattgaaatgaaaagcGCTGACTTCCTTTACAGACCAAAGACTTTTGTCTCGatgttgttgctctgtgtcGCCTTCCTCTGAAGAGTAATGGGTCGGGTTCTGGGGTTGTCTGGGATTTCGTTGGGGGTTTTACTtcaacacagcacacagcacctgggaaaaagaagaggacaAGTGTGTTATTTGCAACGCGAGGACACAATCTGTATGTGCCCCGGATAAACAGCTGAAACACACCCGGGCAAACTTTAAACCACAGTATTGTTTCATGGTCACTGGAGGACACAACAAACCCTCTGACAGATGCACATTGCTCTGCTAATCTCTGAtcatcaaacaacacaacaacacactggACGGAGGGCTGACATCCTTCTGAGGATCACCTACAACACTGTCTCTGTTGATCCGGCAGCTCTGTGAATGACAGCTGCAAATGTCCTTTTTGGGAGGCCATCAAGAAATAAAGTTCAGGGTCGGGTCTGTGGTCCACCGCGGGCCCCCCCTTCATCCACACATTGTGCATTTCAAGCATAAAGCGCCTACAGGGAATCGGGTCAGCGCGGCGAGGACTGTGACAGAGTGCTGGGGTCATATTTTAATGCTGATGTAGAGAAGAGAGAGTATCTGACATAAACAAGTTATATAAATGGCGTGTGTGGAGTTAATGGAGGGGatagattttcatgttttgctttaCAACACATAAATGAGAACACGTCCcagttgtcggggacattaagcGTCATCAAACCGGACACAGAGACTCAACTACTCAGCagtctgtctttacaggccgactttAGCTGTACACTTTTTGAACTTTTAATTTACAACTTGTAGTGTTTCTCAGTTTTTATAGTAAAGTGTAACTGCCTAACGTTAGCTGACCCTTTACTTCTGGCATTTACGCTTAAGAAAATCTCAAAAGTGGTGTTAATTATTCCCTCTTGGAATAGCTGGATGGGAACCAAGAACTTGTGATCgccacagagattattttaCGCAATGATCCACAATCCAGATGGAAAATCACAGAGACTTTTAGTAGAGGGAACCGGTGCGATGCTAACATccgggttagcctacaaaaataagTGTCGCTCTATTTTGGTGtgtttacttgtactttttgcGTTTTGTTGGTTTAGTTGCGTATCTGTTgttctggctgtttttttgtgtctctttgtcacCATATCAGCAAACAATAGAAGACGACAGTTTAATTGGCTTTTTGTATAATTAGTCAGCAATGGAGAGAAGTATTGAAAGTTGGGTGATTAGAAGATGGTGTTTTAAGAAACCTCTAAATCTGTATTTGAGGACAAAAGATTTACCACCAGGTCTAACAGGAACAACTCaacctctgtgttgtttttctgaagATTTCAGATAGCCAATCGCACGGATATAATGATAGGATGAACCAAACTTGGCGTATCATGTTTACATTATATGCTTATGAGCTAATTTTACATCAGGAGGCGGAAGGGGAAGTTGGGCGGCAGTTCAATTCTGTCGGGAGATTTCAAGACGTTTTGTTGTAACCAGAACAACCAAACCATGATGGTTCTCAGACCCAAACCAATGTGACCTATGTACCCATatctaaccagaccataagcacagaaTTGTGacgagagaaataaaaaaaagggctttgcagaaacgtactcaGCTCGCTGTCATTCTGTTGATTCGGCTGGACGACGCAGGTACAGAATGTGGGACAGTTGTGGGATAATGAGGAGCGCTAAACTGCTTTTAAGCATTTATCTAAGTTTAGCTCGAGTGCAGTGGAAAGTGGAAAGtcagctgactgactgtgatATCTGCGATGAGGCCTGCCTGCTGTGTTGAAGGGTCGGGACGTCTGGTAGTAAACAGCCTCAGGAAACGATGACCTTTGTTCCTGGCTCACggtttgttgttgttcaccTGAACCCAGCGCAGAGACCCTCTGGCTGCTGTGTCAGGTTGGGACTCAAAAGTAATCCCACTACCCACACATGTACTCATgactccatctcctcctccttcccctcctcgtCGCTCTGTGCCTGAACTTGGCTCTTCTTAAATAGCCTCTCTTGGCTCGCCCGGTCATCAGGCTCCACACATGGAGCGACCCGGGGGGGAAGGAGATGGGATCGTACAGgacgcagcagcagctgttgccAGTGTCATATGAGGGGCTCACAGTTACAGACCACAGAGGCTATTTGGGATGTTGCAATCGCCCTTAAACAGTTGAAACGGCAACGTCCTGAACGCTGCACGCTCTCATTACACCACAAACTAACTGAGCAGAGGAACTTCCGCCTGTAGACTGTACGAGCGAGTGGATGTTTTCTTTAAGTTGTTTGAAGCTGCTGGACTCTGGATTTCTTTGAAAGGCCTCAGGTCTCATTATACGCCAACATAAACTAACAACCAGCTGCAAAcgcaacacagaagttccacagggCTCCTTTAACAATGTGTTGGATGTCATAACATTTTTATATGTTACCGCTACCGCTGTTATGAATCTGGAGATAAAAGCACGATATTGGCCCGACTGTGTGGAAGTTTAAAGTAAAATCACGGCCTTCTTGTTAACAAAGTGGCTCTGTGGCTCGTAAATAATCTTCAGCCCACAGAAATATCTAAGACCAAGGTCAGTGCAGGGAGCAGCTGCTCTGCCACCCACCATACTGGGAACCAGACctcagcagcaccaccagcagcaccaccagcaccaccacgcCCATCATCACTGATAAATATACtgtgagtcacagcagcagcacagcgcCTCATTATCAACCAATCAACGACTATGTAAATCTGTTTACACCACGAAACGGATCATTTGACGTTGACAATTCACATTATTTGTACAGGCATGTTCATTTCTAATcatttctttgggttttttttgaaGAACTGTGCACTCACAGGTAAAACAGAGACAGGTTTTAATTGATTGTCTCACTATTTAATGagttaattaattgattaaatggAAAGGATGCGCTGTTGTCTTTTAATTGCCCCGACCGCAAATCTACATAagcaaaaatgtgatatttttgtgtgtaaaattcAAATTACAGTACGTGAAGAATAAAGTTTCCAGTTAATCTTTATTTGTTTCcggtttatttctttttctccttttttttttatcttaacatACTTTAACTACTAAGTTTTCTTGTTTCTACTTTAACtccgttttctttttccttcataTTATACATCAGCATAAAACAATTAGattaattaaactttagctTATAGTTATTCTACTGTCAacatggtttataaagcatttcattgtttgttaacagtaaaataacagTTATCTATCTTTAATTGCCTAtaaatgtgcctttttaaaacaatgatTACACTACAGTGTTAATAAAAACTCATTACTCGCTGAAAACAATAGTAAATTAGAAGTGGTAAAAGACAACATAATTAATGACTAAATAACTCCATTTTAAGGAAACAGACTTGTAAATTAAAGTATTAGACACATTTTTGTATGTCATTAACTACATTATATGTTATTCTCAACTGAGAAAcgctggatgtttttaaaaactgtaacCCAACACCGGAGGCCACAGATGTCAGGATCAGCTCAGATCCAAACAAACAGCTGGATGAGAATTACTACAAATATCAATGTGATGATTTTCAGAGACTCAAACGATTACAACAAATTTCAGAACAAAATCTACAACAGCTAAAACATCGACGGGCCTCTGGGATCCTTCAGACCAGAACACATGGATCCATACAGTTTGATTAATGACTCTGAAAGATGTTCATGTAAACGTCCAGCTGGACAGAAACTGAGCTCAGATTGAATCACCGCCAGCGTCTCGACGCGGTCATGATCACAACACGTGAGCTGCGGGGAAACATCGCGAAGCTTCTGATGACTGGCAGACATTTATTCACAGCTTTAACCTATTCAGAGTGCAACCGAGCTAAACTTAACAGCAGATTAATGTTAAAATTCACAGTACTGAAGCTCTGACAGTCTCTGTTATgtgaaaaaagaataattttCAAGGTAATTTGCAGATGAAGTTGTGGTCATGTGTGTGGAAACAGGAAGATAAACTGTTTTAGTGCGACAGAAAAGGAGAAGGGTGGTAATCTAAGCACTTGGGGCCCTGCTTCGGTCCTGGCATTTTATTTTTAGGCACCGGACTCAGTGGGAATCTGCTACGAGTGTTTGGAGCTTTGCGAAGAAGCTCACATTTGTCAAGTAACTCTGAGAGCTCTGGGATCAGAACCTGCAGAACAACACCGTCCTCCCAACATAAATTACATAACTGGTGGCTTTCACACCGGAGAGCTGAACAAACACATTCTGATGAGTCTGATTCACCGAGTGTCTGAGGTTTGGCTCGAGTTAACGGTGGGGATTCAtcgctaatgttagcaaagtTGGCCGCCACTGCTAGCACTTGTGTAAGTAAGTTGAAACATGGCGGACTTTGAGGATAATTTGGAGGATGCAGACGAGTGAATaagattttatttcttgttcTACATGGCTTTATGAACATAAGTACAGTATTCACTCTATTTTAACTGATTTTAACCAGCTCATGAGGGACTATGTTGCCttttttagctgctaaatgcatCACAGTCTTCTCGAGCTAGTCGCTAACTGTGTCTGTGCTGAGCAGGTTGTGTACATTGAAttcttaaaaaacattttcttgctTGCTGTGTCTGAAAATGACGCTATGAGAGCAGTGAGACTGAACCAAAGCAGTAAAGtttctgtaaaaccaaaacaacgagctaaaagatgctaaaaGATGCTAAAAGATGCCCTTTAAGGCTGAAGAGAGCTataacaaagaaagtaaaaaacaaagaacgGAAACTCAGTAATTATCTCCTGACCCTtgtcgatggaaagtcaggtgaagttttgtagtacacaaaacatttctggagcttcacagcaaaacagtgttgcagcgttctccttaacaactgaagtagatggggacttgttttaaaacgtaataaaaatgaccaaaaacatgaataaaattcCTCCAAACAGCTCGCCTAGCAGAATCCAAGCCCCCGAGATCCCAGAATGATTACAAAAGACAACCTTGAGGTGGAGCATGCTAATGCTTTCAGCTTAACAGTAAAGATTTCTGCTTTTTTAACTCAATTAGGGATCCTAAAGCTCCCATTTTATCCTATAAAATTCAGTTGTTTACAAAAACGCTACTacgctgttttgttttcacactttCCATCAGTGTGAGGGCGACGAGATAATGactaacttttcatttttgggtgaactattcctttaaataaaaaaaatatgaaatatgtactATTAGTGTTGatacacacaacaaacatcagCCTGCGCGCCCGTCCTATCACTATGTAGCTACAGCTGAATTCCTCTGCGTATCTCATGAGTGTATTTATAGCTGCTGACCATCGCTACATGTATGCGcctgtgtgtattttgtgtgtgtgtgtgtgtgtgtgtgtgtgtgtgtgtgtgtgtgtatgtgtgtgtttaacagctAAGGACTTGGAAAGCGAAGGACGAACACCTCCCCTGCAGTGTAGTAATATCCCACCAGCAACTGGCTTCACATTGTTTCCACTCAGCAGTGAAACAGAAGTACAAGTATCACTAATtgaaatgatgatgtcatcagacgGATCATTTAATATGTGGTGTCAAGTGTTGGGAgaagtactcaagtaaaaatactgttacaagtaaaagtctcATTCAGGACAAAGTAgaaaagtattattagcaacATGCACTTatagtatcaaaagtaaaaatatcacacacatcttatatttaacatttaattatttaaattgCAGCCATTtctcaaaactgttttttttatttaacatattatTATGGTTTCTATCAAATAATCTGACATAGTGATTTTGTAgcttttaactgtatttttttcatattcaattCCTATATTCACCGTTGGTTTTTAACAGATTTATTCCTCCGctccttgttgttgtttgttccccttttctttgttttgttttgactccATATCTCAGGTAAAAACATGTGTTGATTTGAATATTATGACTGAAACATTAACAGACgaataacaataaaaatgcagtaaaaagtacaatatttcagTCTGAAATGCAGTAGAGTAAGAGTATAAGGTACCATTATATGCAGAGGGTGGGAGGTAACGAGGTAAAAGTACTCTCTGACTGTACTTGAACAGATTTTTCTGGAATCTGTACTCATGTCTTCCTTTTCCTGACAActtttcacttctctctctcacatctcACACGTATATTTACTTTCTtctccttacattttcaaaacaggctcattactttagttttaatgtgtttgaggagagttattgaatatttatgAGGGTTTATCAGCTCAAAATGTGGCTATTTGACATCTTTGACATCCTGGGAATGAGAGTCAACAATCAACTACGTTTGTGCTGCATTTAGGAACAattgggacaaatcctactgattctaccttaaAGTTTAACAGTCtctgaattatattaatatgacatgagtttcagttagctttgcacagtaatgtccttcagaggaagtctttttatttttatactttaagtacatttcagagcctgtactttattAATTTTACTTGAGTAATGAAGATAAATAAGTACTTCTACTTCTTTAAGCatctgtacttctacttgagtaaagaatgtgtgtacttttgccacctctgaTTATACAGAAGCACTCAACTGAAGTACCTTAAAGTTGTGCATGACAGACTGTAACAGTGTTCATTTAAATCAACTTTAAAGGTTAGTAACAACAGATTTTAAGACACAAAGGTGCCTCAGTTCCTTTACGACTTGACACGACAAGCTGCAATCTGgtaaaattaaatattttacctCTTTCTCCCTTCTGGTTCCTGCTCTTCTTcccttctttttcctttcagcTTCTCTCTCACGGCTCTCTTTCAACTTTCCTTGTTGTTCTCTAACAGGTTACGTTTTGCTTTtgtccctctgtcctctgtcagcCTGCcagactgctgtgtgtgtgtgaatgtgtgtgtgtgtgtgtgtgtgtcagcatcaGAGGGGAATCAGGGTCCTGACCGACGCTGTGACGTATGAGTCAACTCCCCCTCCATCTAAAACACGACCACACCTCCTTCATCCTAAAGCATACTCTTCTCTCCACCTCCAGCCTCCACCTCCTTTTTCCAAATACAGCCACCTCTCGTTGCCCTCCGCTCTAAAAATATCCCTGAAGAGGCCGCCGCTCCTCTCACCCgcctcaccccctcctcccccgaTGGCCTTCAGGCTTCAGGCTCTAGTTTTGGTCACAGTCTTGTATAGCTATGTTCTTTGTTTGACTCTTGATCTCATGAATTCAACCAGTATTCAGTTCCTTTAAAGTGTTGATACCACACTGTGAAAGCGCTTCACCACAAGGAAAACTatcctgcattcaaaaccttATTTAAAGTTAGTATTTGACGTATTGTGTGTTCTTATTGTGTAGTAAAATGTTCCATTTCAGATATTTTTGGATTAAAATTACTGATGAAGATGTTCAAGGTTGAGATCCTTTGAACTAGTGTTGGATTAGTACAGAGGACTGAAACTGCTAaagtcaaaaataaataaataaataaatggctcAATAAATGATTCAATTTATATGACATGAAAAGcaccaaaatatcaaaaagCCAGAAATTATTTagaaaatgtgacataaattgatatttgtttatttaactcTGTAGTTATTTACTTTGTACAAATGACCGTcctttttaattgttaattttagTTTTGAATTTGTTAATTTCTAATTCATTTATGTACTTACAATTCTATTTCTGTATTATTCACAGAATAattcaatgaaataaaattgaataaatgtaaaagtaagTAAATTCAGAAGCAAATTAAATCAGAAATATCAACTGAGGTCAGTTTTTATGAACTAATTTATTggcataataataatttattatttatattaatttattaatttttgaCGACACTTTCCAGCTAATCCAAGACCATGTtttaacagtttatttattctaaATAATCAAAGTAGACGCCAAATTTAAAGATGGCCGCAGTGTAAGCGAGGGGACCAGAGTCAGAGGGGCGACCTCATCATACTTTACACCCCTGACCCACATTCATCTGGATGAAACTTCTCAGGTATGTAGTTTtgatcaaaatgaaggctgagTTTGAAGATGGGTGTTATCGGACCCATCAGTACTGAGAATTCATGTAACAATGTAATGATCCCATCGCAAGATCGTCTCAAGTATTCATCATTGTTGCTTTTATCTTTATTGCATGGtattttattccatttcatTTGTATCAATCATTGTTTAACCATGTTTGAAAAGTGCctcacaaataaaatgtattaaggTCGCAACTTTTAGGTCCCCATGGGGATGCgttactgttttgttgttgtttg
Coding sequences within:
- the klhl43 gene encoding kelch-like protein 31 — protein: MAPKKKASRQKKPAVETVTQEAVETPMVPMKVESRGDGVVVMESGVRKIEQMAALDIAQLNSLNLPLPPPVIKPGERGLGLGSELTRPLHGNALLEELSKMRQEKFLTDLELACKTKAFDVHKLVISSVSQYFREILAKDPGMKRLELPSLSPLGLANVITFAYLGRVHMSLYTIGCTASAAATLQIPQLLKMCMDFLLAELNVQTCVYIWNSAAAYGLLPVCDAARRFVLENFVQFADTPLFTQLTMEQISAFLQDDTLLLPSEVTAFQLAMKWLDFDASRQAHAAELLSLIRFETIPASELVSQIQPVPRMMMDPQCHRLLVDAMNYHLLPYQQNTLQSRRTQVRASQQTLLTIGGRPSLTERALSREVLWRDPREGGASWRHLTQLPAKSFNQCVAVMDGFLYVAGGEDQNDARNQAKHAVSTLSRYDPRFNTWLHLASMRQRRTHFSLAASGGRLFAIGGRNVEGLLATTESYLPSSNTWQMRAPMEVPRCCHSSATLPSGDILVTGGYINCAYSRSVACYKVETDTWIESTSLDTPRGWHCSATLGGKVYVVGGSQLGPRGERVDVRSVEVFCPESGTWSRAAPLPLGVSTAGLSPLGDKLFLLGGWNEAEKRYKAAVQKYDPAKDSWSMAEDLPEPTVGVSCCTLTLPPRHAPRRQQHRNTPAHEDQQQKNRSRESSAAPSQIITA